One genomic window of Thermorudis peleae includes the following:
- the aroC gene encoding chorismate synthase: MGSTFGRLFRITTWGESHGPALGVVVDGCPAGLPLSEEIIQRDLDRRRAGQSAVTSPRSERDRVQILSGVFDGKTTGAPISLITYNADVDSSKYEPLRDVFRPGHADYTYWIKYGHRDHRGGGRSSARETWGRVAAGAIARQLLRIAAGIEVYAFVRELAGIEIETFDREEIDRNPVRCPDPVAAEKMVAAILAAKEEHDSVGGIVEVHAVNVPPGLGEPTMDKLDAVIGQAMLSIPAVKGVEIGEGFGAARMRGSQHNDPFTVDAEGRVRTVTNNAGGMLGGISTGEPIVVRLAVKPTSSIARPQQTVDIAGNPRTITVEGRHDPSICPRVVPVAEAMLLLVLADFYLLNRAARL; this comes from the coding sequence ATGGGAAGCACGTTCGGGCGACTTTTCCGGATCACCACCTGGGGAGAATCACACGGCCCAGCGCTGGGCGTTGTTGTCGATGGTTGTCCTGCTGGCCTTCCACTGTCCGAAGAGATCATTCAGCGTGATCTCGATCGGCGTCGTGCTGGCCAAAGCGCAGTCACGTCTCCGCGGAGCGAACGCGACCGCGTACAAATTCTCTCGGGCGTGTTTGACGGCAAAACGACTGGAGCACCGATTTCGCTCATTACCTATAACGCGGATGTCGATTCCTCAAAATATGAACCGCTGCGCGATGTCTTCCGGCCTGGCCATGCTGACTATACCTACTGGATCAAATATGGGCATCGCGATCATCGCGGAGGTGGGCGCTCAAGTGCGCGTGAGACCTGGGGACGTGTCGCAGCTGGTGCTATTGCCCGTCAACTCCTGCGTATTGCTGCGGGGATTGAAGTCTACGCGTTTGTCCGTGAGTTAGCCGGTATTGAAATCGAGACGTTTGACCGGGAAGAGATTGATCGTAATCCCGTTCGCTGTCCTGATCCAGTGGCGGCTGAGAAAATGGTTGCAGCGATTTTGGCAGCCAAAGAAGAGCATGACAGCGTGGGCGGCATCGTTGAAGTGCATGCAGTAAACGTTCCCCCTGGACTCGGCGAGCCAACGATGGACAAGCTTGACGCTGTTATTGGCCAAGCAATGCTCAGCATCCCGGCAGTGAAAGGTGTTGAGATTGGGGAGGGGTTCGGCGCGGCGCGCATGCGTGGCAGCCAACACAACGACCCGTTTACCGTTGATGCTGAAGGACGTGTGCGCACGGTAACGAATAATGCTGGGGGGATGCTTGGTGGCATCTCAACTGGCGAGCCGATTGTTGTTCGTCTGGCCGTGAAGCCCACATCATCAATTGCCCGCCCGCAGCAGACGGTTGATATCGCTGGCAACCCTCGCACGATCACGGTTGAAGGCCGCCATGATCCATCCATCTGTCCACGTGTTGTCCCCGTTGCTGAGGCGATGCTCTTACTCGTTTTGGCTGATTTCTATCTACTCAATCGGGCTGCACGGCTCTAG
- a CDS encoding GNAT family N-acetyltransferase has translation MARRYTITPLLPSDAHRVRLSWSSRYTPQTLAQHLSAYPGLSCWIPESGEYVIAGPWRHRSEIIGILELSANQHAPVLLDYVSEAAHEHGARLLVMQEQHERRSPIFYANVGFTLIEQILVYELTVFHPPMPDGRLRFERVSPDDPFVFGELLSVDHTAFSWLWRNSEAEFTDYLADPQVDVYLGRNAQGEAVSYVGVTRMRGWGHLDRLAVGRDYQGQGYGLASLTWAVWLLAQRGAHRVALSTQARNRRSRALYERFGFHHTPSFDYDIYGRWLGEPVPLDDEVEIHDHRLKG, from the coding sequence GTGGCACGTCGATACACCATCACACCGCTACTACCAAGTGATGCCCATCGGGTTCGCTTGTCGTGGTCAAGTCGGTATACGCCTCAAACGTTGGCACAACATCTCTCGGCATATCCTGGGCTTTCATGCTGGATTCCGGAGAGTGGAGAATACGTTATTGCTGGTCCGTGGCGTCATCGGAGCGAGATCATCGGCATTCTCGAGTTATCTGCAAACCAGCATGCTCCAGTGCTGCTCGATTACGTCAGTGAAGCTGCCCATGAGCACGGCGCACGGTTGCTGGTCATGCAAGAGCAGCATGAACGGCGCAGTCCCATCTTCTACGCCAACGTTGGTTTTACGCTGATCGAGCAGATCCTTGTCTATGAACTGACAGTCTTTCATCCTCCAATGCCTGATGGGCGCCTGCGTTTTGAGCGCGTCTCGCCTGACGATCCGTTTGTGTTTGGTGAATTACTCTCGGTTGACCACACGGCGTTTTCTTGGCTTTGGCGTAACAGTGAGGCGGAATTCACTGATTATCTCGCGGATCCCCAGGTCGATGTTTATCTTGGGCGCAATGCACAAGGGGAAGCGGTCAGTTACGTTGGGGTCACGAGGATGCGTGGCTGGGGGCATCTTGACCGCCTGGCTGTTGGGCGCGACTATCAAGGCCAGGGCTATGGCCTCGCGTCTCTCACGTGGGCCGTTTGGCTCCTTGCCCAGCGCGGCGCGCATCGAGTAGCGCTGAGCACTCAGGCTCGCAATCGCCGTAGCCGAGCGCTCTATGAGCGCTTCGGATTTCATCACACTCCAAGCTTCGATTACGATATCTACGGCCGTTGGCTTGGTGAGCCGGTACCACTTGACGACGAGGTCGAGATCCATGACCATCGATTGAAAGGGTAA
- a CDS encoding ABC transporter substrate-binding protein, which produces MRTPLTRWWIALCILCVVLVAGPALLFAARYNTGLFPTPTMASLPFSTPLPTQTPERREPARSAPATIPPSPEQETVLVAPAPSPSPPAHGPQVLTLLGSPQGVLTLDPALVQDADSAFVIRQIFRGLIDFDDHLMPIPALAQQVRVSADQLTYTITLRDKLTFQDGTPLTAWDVKYSFERATDPALVGGDGRKLPAWNVFRDLVGAEDRMLGRRNDIPGIRIIDDQTLEIQLTRPSPTLLLRLATPPAFIVSQANVETGPNWWKHPNGSGPFRVAQWSDRLLVLEGVPSYRPSPPILHEVRIKLGLDALDPVTQYEQGQIDLADVPLNELDRILAPRSPYRNQLQMQPLFEGNFLFINPDLPPFTDPAVRRALVQAIDVTKLVHVTLQDRVVEAKGIVPAGVLGQDWTASLVPFDPAAASSILHAVTASAPLELSSGGSDVLVVLAKALERDIHVPVHVLNYDWPDYLADLSHHRFACFLVSWLADYPDPEAFLSTLFRSDSPDNMLGYNDPQIDALLDRASHSTDPLVRVAIYRAVQQQLLDAAIVVPLYQDVAYILVQPRVHGLPLTPLGILGLERVWIAGS; this is translated from the coding sequence ATGCGGACGCCCTTAACGCGATGGTGGATTGCACTCTGCATTCTCTGCGTCGTGCTTGTTGCTGGCCCCGCGTTGCTTTTTGCTGCACGCTATAACACTGGTCTTTTCCCAACGCCAACGATGGCGTCGTTGCCTTTCTCTACCCCATTGCCTACCCAGACACCCGAACGCCGCGAGCCAGCACGCTCTGCTCCTGCGACGATACCGCCGAGTCCTGAGCAGGAAACGGTGCTGGTTGCACCTGCGCCGAGCCCGTCACCGCCGGCTCATGGCCCGCAAGTGCTGACATTGCTTGGATCGCCACAGGGTGTCTTAACGCTTGATCCTGCTCTTGTCCAGGATGCAGATTCTGCCTTTGTTATCCGTCAAATCTTTCGTGGCCTGATTGACTTCGATGATCACCTTATGCCAATCCCCGCACTTGCCCAGCAGGTGCGTGTCTCAGCTGATCAGTTGACCTACACGATCACGCTTCGCGACAAACTCACATTTCAGGATGGAACGCCGCTGACCGCGTGGGACGTGAAATACAGCTTCGAGCGGGCAACAGACCCGGCCCTTGTCGGCGGCGATGGTCGTAAGCTTCCTGCCTGGAATGTTTTCCGCGATCTTGTTGGCGCGGAAGATCGGATGCTTGGTCGACGCAACGATATACCTGGCATTCGCATCATCGATGATCAAACGCTTGAAATTCAACTCACTCGCCCTTCTCCAACACTGTTACTTCGGCTCGCCACTCCGCCTGCGTTCATTGTGAGCCAAGCGAATGTAGAGACAGGGCCAAATTGGTGGAAACATCCAAATGGGAGCGGTCCGTTCCGGGTAGCCCAGTGGAGTGATCGACTGCTCGTCCTTGAGGGGGTGCCTTCTTATCGACCATCGCCGCCGATCCTGCACGAGGTGCGCATAAAGCTCGGCCTCGATGCGCTTGATCCAGTGACGCAATATGAGCAAGGGCAAATTGATCTTGCTGATGTCCCATTAAACGAACTTGACCGTATTCTTGCCCCTCGCTCGCCTTATCGCAACCAACTGCAGATGCAGCCATTGTTTGAAGGAAATTTCCTCTTCATCAATCCCGATCTACCGCCTTTTACCGATCCCGCGGTTCGGCGAGCGCTGGTGCAAGCGATCGATGTCACCAAACTTGTCCATGTCACACTGCAAGATCGTGTCGTAGAGGCGAAGGGCATTGTGCCCGCCGGGGTGCTCGGACAAGACTGGACTGCGTCGCTCGTGCCTTTTGATCCTGCCGCGGCAAGCTCAATCCTCCATGCTGTAACAGCGTCGGCTCCGCTCGAACTCAGTTCTGGAGGGAGTGACGTACTGGTTGTTCTTGCCAAGGCTCTGGAGCGCGACATCCATGTCCCCGTGCACGTGCTGAACTACGACTGGCCAGATTATCTGGCTGACCTCTCCCACCATCGCTTTGCGTGCTTTCTCGTCAGCTGGCTGGCCGATTATCCCGACCCTGAAGCATTTCTCAGCACACTCTTCCGCTCTGATAGTCCAGACAACATGCTTGGGTACAACGATCCGCAGATCGATGCGTTGCTTGACCGTGCGTCTCACTCGACTGATCCTCTTGTCCGAGTGGCCATCTATCGTGCTGTGCAGCAGCAACTGCTCGATGCGGCAATTGTTGTGCCACTCTATCAAGACGTTGCCTATATCCTCGTGCAGCCGCGTGTTCATGGCTTACCCTTGACGCCATTGGGAATACTTGGGCTTGAGCGTGTATGGATTGCCGGCTCGTAG
- a CDS encoding Ig-like domain-containing protein, with translation MRANWLTALATVGSLLVLLVFARSSLGLLTQPNITVMTPRPGETITRSTTTIRVQVVGSRPLQHVQLLLNGQEVQPAVYTVSAQTWRLEYETALSAGQYTVTVIARDDQGHTSQRAWSFSVANSASQLLLQLREPLPTDRYAAGIVPILLTIPGDLTPAIIDLRIDGEPILSPTWQQDTTSHVTVIRAVASLTPGTHELAAAITTQTREGATGRWNITVVADPASATARYFAETGQVLRGAFKRFWESHNGAALFGPPISPELATSDGRLIQYCVNARLELHHDGTVTLGLLGIELRGHPDPAVTDPHQPGVLYFPETGHTLSGIFRTFWEQNGGLAIFGFPISEQIREGDHWVQYFERARFERPVGPESTATVTLAPLGAERWQREANPGSPLFSVPAAAARVTLRIAAG, from the coding sequence GTGCGCGCGAACTGGTTAACTGCACTTGCAACAGTGGGCAGCCTTCTCGTCCTCCTCGTCTTTGCGCGCTCGAGCCTGGGATTGCTCACGCAGCCGAATATTACTGTTATGACCCCACGCCCTGGAGAAACAATTACGAGGAGCACGACAACGATCCGCGTCCAAGTGGTTGGCTCACGCCCACTCCAGCACGTGCAACTGCTGCTGAATGGACAAGAAGTGCAGCCGGCTGTCTATACGGTGAGCGCGCAGACGTGGAGGCTCGAATACGAAACAGCACTTTCAGCCGGACAATACACTGTCACGGTTATAGCCCGCGATGACCAAGGCCATACAAGCCAGCGGGCATGGTCGTTCTCAGTAGCCAATAGCGCAAGTCAACTCTTACTTCAGCTTCGCGAACCGCTGCCCACTGACCGATATGCAGCTGGCATTGTGCCGATCTTGCTCACGATCCCTGGTGATCTCACCCCGGCAATCATTGACCTCCGGATTGACGGAGAACCAATTCTTTCGCCGACATGGCAGCAGGACACCACAAGCCACGTAACAGTGATTCGCGCGGTTGCAAGCCTCACCCCAGGCACGCATGAACTTGCTGCGGCAATCACCACCCAAACCCGGGAAGGAGCAACAGGGCGCTGGAACATTACCGTTGTTGCCGATCCTGCAAGTGCTACAGCTCGCTACTTTGCAGAGACGGGACAGGTTTTGCGTGGAGCCTTTAAACGCTTCTGGGAAAGCCATAATGGAGCAGCCCTCTTTGGCCCGCCGATTAGTCCGGAGCTTGCAACGTCCGACGGGCGCTTGATCCAATACTGTGTCAACGCCCGACTTGAGTTGCACCACGACGGGACAGTCACCCTCGGTCTGCTGGGAATAGAACTCCGAGGACATCCAGATCCAGCCGTGACTGATCCGCACCAGCCTGGCGTGCTCTATTTCCCAGAAACTGGCCATACACTTTCCGGTATTTTCCGTACCTTCTGGGAGCAAAATGGCGGGCTCGCAATCTTTGGTTTCCCGATTTCTGAGCAGATTCGCGAGGGTGATCACTGGGTACAGTATTTCGAGCGGGCACGGTTTGAGCGACCGGTTGGGCCGGAATCGACCGCAACCGTTACCTTAGCGCCATTGGGCGCCGAGCGCTGGCAGCGTGAGGCAAATCCCGGCTCACCGCTGTTCAGCGTACCCGCGGCCGCAGCACGCGTTACCCTGAGGATTGCTGCTGGATAG
- a CDS encoding ATP-binding protein, with amino-acid sequence MMSAQLSSQPFPHRVVLVGPCGAGKSTIAKALQDRGVEVVVVGQEHSAIHDLWRRVGPALLVFLDASLAVIRQRRGPDWPAWLYQIEQERLADARAHADLILDTGVLTVDDVVRAILTAIQQQSSG; translated from the coding sequence ATGATGTCTGCGCAACTGAGCTCTCAGCCGTTTCCGCATCGTGTTGTGCTGGTCGGTCCCTGCGGGGCCGGTAAATCCACAATCGCCAAGGCTTTGCAAGATCGCGGCGTTGAAGTCGTCGTCGTTGGCCAAGAGCATTCAGCAATTCATGACCTTTGGCGTCGTGTTGGTCCGGCGTTGCTTGTGTTCCTTGATGCGAGTCTCGCGGTGATTCGCCAACGCCGCGGTCCGGATTGGCCCGCGTGGCTCTATCAGATCGAACAGGAGCGACTTGCTGATGCACGTGCTCATGCCGATCTGATACTTGATACTGGTGTGCTCACTGTTGATGATGTTGTCCGCGCTATTCTCACTGCTATCCAGCAGCAATCCTCAGGGTAA
- a CDS encoding SpoIIE family protein phosphatase has protein sequence MPLTIDFAIAKTHRYGTRESGDTAEVIERPAGGFSVVLVDGQGTGAAAKLLSLQVAGQVVSLLNAGVRDGAAARAAHDYLFATRGGKVSAELCILSVDLASRSLVITRNSTVPVVLWRDGVISLVDDQSERIGIYRHTRPHVFELPMEAETRVVIVSDGVIHAGERWSCPFTLPAAVEAIFAVAVTAECAADELLQQAIAADRGRPNDDMTVVVLSLAAGGAEQPIRKLRLTVPLTR, from the coding sequence ATGCCGCTCACTATCGACTTCGCCATTGCAAAAACACATCGCTACGGAACCCGCGAGAGCGGTGATACGGCGGAGGTCATTGAGCGCCCTGCTGGTGGGTTCTCGGTTGTATTGGTTGATGGTCAAGGAACAGGGGCAGCTGCGAAGCTGCTCAGTTTGCAGGTTGCGGGACAAGTCGTTTCCTTGCTCAATGCTGGGGTGCGTGATGGAGCGGCAGCACGTGCTGCCCACGATTACCTGTTTGCGACACGCGGAGGCAAAGTTTCGGCAGAGTTGTGCATTCTTTCGGTCGATCTTGCATCGCGCTCTCTTGTTATCACTCGCAATAGTACTGTCCCAGTTGTCCTTTGGCGTGATGGGGTGATCTCGCTTGTCGATGATCAGAGCGAGCGCATTGGTATCTACCGTCATACGCGTCCACACGTTTTTGAATTGCCGATGGAAGCCGAGACGCGTGTCGTCATTGTCAGTGATGGGGTCATACATGCGGGGGAGCGGTGGTCCTGTCCCTTCACGTTGCCAGCCGCTGTCGAGGCGATCTTTGCAGTGGCTGTTACGGCGGAGTGTGCTGCTGACGAGTTGCTCCAGCAAGCGATTGCAGCCGATCGTGGCCGCCCGAATGATGATATGACCGTCGTCGTCTTATCGTTAGCTGCTGGCGGTGCAGAGCAGCCTATTCGCAAGCTCCGTCTCACCGTACCGTTGACGCGATGA
- the rfbB gene encoding dTDP-glucose 4,6-dehydratase yields the protein MVQDVTDKLQTFRRVLVTGGAGFIGSHFVRLLLAAGISEIRVLDKLTYAGNLANLADELSAPAVTFIQGDIADPKAVAAAMAGCDAVVHFAAETHVDRAILEPAPFIQTNVLGTQVLLNAALAYHVRRFVHVSTDEVYGEVLVGAVNEAAPLRPRNPYAASKAAADLLALSYYASYGLPVVVTRGANTYGPYQHPEKLIPLAITNVLEGKPVPIYGDGLQERDWLFVTDHCRAIAFALADGQPGQIYNIGAGNHRPNREVVRAILRLLHCSDEWITYVTDRPGHDRRYAVDPQALMALGWRPTVSFEEGLRQTVAWYQQRRDWWEPMKQGEFAAYAARNYGSRQRMG from the coding sequence ATGGTGCAGGATGTAACGGACAAACTTCAAACATTTCGCCGTGTGTTAGTGACGGGAGGCGCTGGCTTTATTGGCAGTCACTTCGTGCGTCTTCTCCTCGCTGCCGGGATTTCCGAAATACGGGTACTTGACAAGCTGACCTACGCGGGTAACCTTGCGAATCTCGCGGATGAGCTCAGTGCTCCCGCTGTCACGTTCATCCAAGGCGATATTGCCGATCCTAAGGCTGTTGCGGCAGCAATGGCTGGATGTGACGCCGTTGTGCACTTCGCGGCTGAGACGCATGTCGATCGCGCGATCCTCGAGCCAGCACCATTCATCCAGACCAATGTCCTGGGAACACAGGTCTTGCTGAATGCTGCGCTCGCCTATCACGTTCGGCGTTTTGTGCACGTGAGTACGGATGAGGTCTACGGCGAGGTCCTTGTCGGCGCTGTGAATGAGGCAGCGCCGTTACGCCCGCGCAATCCATATGCGGCAAGCAAAGCTGCAGCTGATCTCCTCGCCTTGTCTTACTATGCATCCTATGGCTTGCCTGTCGTCGTAACGCGAGGCGCAAATACCTATGGCCCGTATCAGCACCCAGAGAAGCTCATTCCACTGGCGATTACCAATGTTCTTGAAGGCAAACCGGTGCCAATCTATGGCGATGGCTTGCAAGAGCGCGATTGGCTCTTTGTGACTGATCATTGTCGAGCAATCGCCTTTGCCCTGGCGGATGGTCAGCCGGGCCAGATTTATAACATCGGGGCTGGAAATCATCGCCCAAATCGTGAGGTTGTCCGTGCGATCTTGCGCCTCTTACACTGCTCGGACGAGTGGATCACCTATGTCACTGATCGGCCTGGCCATGACCGGCGTTATGCTGTCGATCCGCAAGCACTGATGGCTCTTGGCTGGCGACCAACTGTCTCGTTTGAGGAAGGATTACGCCAAACGGTTGCCTGGTACCAGCAGCGACGCGACTGGTGGGAACCGATGAAGCAAGGGGAATTCGCTGCGTATGCTGCGCGAAACTACGGCTCCCGCCAACGCATGGGCTAG
- a CDS encoding HD domain-containing phosphohydrolase, with protein MVFAALVLCAGIVIGDSLTIFFPVKQFDLGFNVSSALNFAAALSLGPLWGAIIAIAGSTLNDLLEKRAPIKMIVNASNYGLQTFIAGWIYYSFANPQLSPLDGKHNFVIMLIAAAAASITQSVVLITVVSLAIGADFFTLWRKTTLSMVVEFLAMPTLGALYPVLAHQNPLALVLMIIPLVGPYLAFRNYYKLQQETRETFELLADLLDKRDVYTSEHSQRVTKLVEKILNQFPDLPSAQRETIIAAARIHDLGKIAISDAVLLKPGRLTEEEFEAIKQHPIESSEILGRLTPYREIALIARHHHERWDGTGYPDGLAGEQIPFGARVIAVADTYDAMTSNRSYRRARSHEEAIAEIRRCAGTQFDPVVVEAFLRAVGANEPVPAHTPATTVQPSIVDS; from the coding sequence ATGGTTTTTGCCGCACTTGTCCTGTGTGCTGGCATTGTCATTGGCGATAGCCTTACGATCTTCTTTCCAGTGAAGCAATTTGACTTAGGCTTCAATGTGTCCTCAGCGCTAAACTTCGCCGCTGCGCTCTCCCTTGGTCCTTTGTGGGGGGCGATCATCGCAATAGCAGGGTCAACACTTAATGATCTGCTTGAGAAGCGAGCCCCTATTAAGATGATAGTTAATGCCTCGAATTATGGATTGCAGACCTTTATTGCAGGTTGGATATATTACTCCTTTGCCAACCCGCAACTCAGCCCGCTTGACGGCAAGCACAATTTCGTGATTATGCTCATCGCAGCTGCTGCTGCAAGCATCACACAATCTGTCGTCTTAATTACAGTAGTCTCTTTAGCTATCGGAGCAGATTTCTTTACCCTCTGGCGGAAAACTACGCTTAGTATGGTCGTTGAGTTTCTTGCTATGCCGACCCTTGGTGCACTTTATCCCGTGCTTGCACATCAAAATCCACTAGCGCTCGTGTTAATGATCATTCCCCTTGTCGGGCCATACTTAGCCTTCCGCAATTACTACAAGCTCCAACAAGAGACACGTGAGACGTTTGAATTACTCGCCGATCTCCTCGATAAGCGCGACGTCTATACCTCAGAACACTCGCAGCGAGTCACGAAACTTGTGGAAAAGATCCTTAATCAATTCCCGGATTTGCCAAGCGCACAACGCGAGACGATCATCGCTGCCGCGCGCATCCATGATCTTGGCAAGATTGCGATCAGTGATGCTGTCTTACTGAAGCCTGGTCGACTAACCGAAGAAGAATTTGAAGCCATCAAGCAACATCCGATTGAGAGTAGTGAGATCTTAGGGCGGCTGACCCCATACCGTGAAATCGCACTCATTGCCCGGCATCATCATGAACGATGGGATGGGACTGGCTATCCCGACGGGCTTGCTGGAGAACAGATCCCCTTTGGGGCACGCGTTATTGCGGTCGCCGATACCTATGACGCGATGACAAGTAACCGGAGCTACCGGCGTGCTCGCTCCCACGAAGAAGCGATTGCCGAGATTCGTCGTTGCGCAGGAACCCAATTTGACCCCGTTGTTGTTGAGGCATTTCTGCGAGCAGTAGGCGCAAATGAACCAGTCCCCGCGCATACACCTGCGACAACTGTCCAACCATCGATCGTTGATTCCTAG
- the trmD gene encoding tRNA (guanosine(37)-N1)-methyltransferase TrmD, with product MRFDVFTIFPGMFSGPLSESILRRAQERGLVSVHLHNIRDWTTDKHRSVDDEPYGGGAGMVMMAPPIVHAVEDVLGAELHTTPVILLTPSGERFTQDIARELAQFPRLALICGRYEGIDDRVRIILNARELSIGDYVLTGGELAAAVIIDVVARLIPGVIDPESLAEESYSSGLLEYPQYTRPPVFRGLAVPSVLLSGNHAKIAEWRRQQALCRTKARRPDLLQRANLTPRDWKLLAECPPDPFAHPEMAERTES from the coding sequence GTGCGCTTTGACGTCTTTACTATTTTCCCTGGTATGTTTAGTGGTCCACTGAGCGAAAGCATTCTCCGGCGCGCTCAAGAGCGCGGGCTTGTCAGCGTCCATCTCCACAATATCCGTGATTGGACCACTGACAAGCATCGCTCAGTCGACGATGAACCCTACGGCGGCGGGGCAGGCATGGTCATGATGGCGCCGCCAATTGTCCATGCAGTTGAAGACGTGCTCGGCGCAGAATTGCACACCACGCCCGTGATTTTGCTCACCCCCTCAGGCGAGAGATTTACCCAAGACATTGCCCGTGAGCTTGCACAATTTCCCCGCCTCGCCCTTATCTGCGGGCGCTATGAAGGGATTGATGACCGAGTACGGATTATCCTCAACGCACGAGAACTCTCGATTGGTGATTACGTGCTCACCGGCGGAGAGCTAGCGGCTGCCGTTATCATCGATGTTGTCGCAAGACTGATACCAGGGGTGATTGATCCGGAATCGCTGGCTGAAGAATCGTATAGCTCGGGATTACTGGAATATCCACAGTACACGCGCCCACCAGTCTTTCGTGGACTTGCAGTCCCGAGCGTATTACTGAGTGGGAATCATGCGAAGATTGCTGAATGGCGGCGTCAGCAAGCACTATGCCGAACCAAGGCTCGGCGTCCAGACCTTCTCCAGCGTGCCAATCTCACACCGCGCGACTGGAAACTGCTTGCGGAATGCCCCCCTGATCCGTTTGCCCATCCTGAAATGGCAGAGAGGACGGAGTCGTGA
- a CDS encoding GlsB/YeaQ/YmgE family stress response membrane protein encodes MTLSMFVVGSLFGWLLVGLLAGWLAGLMTRGRGFGCLGNIAIGLVGAIIGGYLFSRLGFHGPVGFFGSVLIAAIGAALLLVVLSVLRGTS; translated from the coding sequence GTGACCCTGTCGATGTTCGTCGTTGGCTCATTGTTTGGCTGGCTCCTCGTTGGCCTCCTCGCGGGATGGCTCGCCGGCCTCATGACTCGAGGACGAGGATTCGGCTGTCTTGGCAACATTGCTATCGGCCTTGTCGGTGCGATCATCGGTGGCTATCTGTTCTCGCGACTCGGCTTCCATGGACCAGTCGGCTTCTTTGGCAGTGTTTTGATTGCAGCCATTGGCGCAGCACTCTTACTGGTTGTGCTCTCAGTACTCCGCGGCACGTCATAG
- a CDS encoding ABC transporter ATP-binding protein: MFEANSSPLIELDHVSKIYRQGQRDYWALRDITLSIPRGSWYAIMGPSGCGKSTFLNLLAGIDRPTSGIVRVAGTTLNGLSEEALTRWRRHTVGIVFQFFQLLPTLTVLENVELPLIFAGTRQARKRAQLLLDRVGVAHLADRLPPTLSGGEQQRVAIARALANDPPLILADEPTGNLDSAASEQVMQLFQTLWQEGRTIVLVTHDSAVAQWAQATVHLRDGQIIDLVENSAGQGTPEHVPHYG, translated from the coding sequence ATGTTTGAGGCAAACAGCAGTCCACTGATTGAACTTGACCATGTCTCGAAGATCTATCGCCAAGGTCAACGTGACTACTGGGCGCTGCGTGACATTACACTGAGCATTCCCCGGGGAAGCTGGTATGCAATCATGGGGCCGTCGGGCTGTGGCAAATCGACATTCCTCAATCTCCTTGCAGGCATCGACCGGCCAACGAGTGGGATCGTGCGTGTAGCCGGCACAACGCTGAACGGACTCAGCGAAGAGGCGTTGACCCGCTGGCGTCGCCACACTGTCGGTATTGTTTTCCAATTTTTTCAACTGCTGCCAACGCTGACAGTGCTCGAGAATGTGGAACTCCCCCTGATCTTTGCCGGAACGCGACAAGCGCGAAAGCGAGCACAACTGCTTCTGGACCGTGTCGGCGTAGCCCATTTAGCTGATCGTCTTCCGCCAACACTCTCTGGCGGCGAACAGCAACGTGTTGCTATCGCCCGTGCGCTCGCCAACGATCCACCGCTTATCCTGGCCGATGAGCCAACAGGCAATCTCGATTCAGCAGCCAGTGAGCAGGTAATGCAGCTTTTCCAAACTCTTTGGCAGGAAGGGCGGACAATTGTCCTCGTCACCCACGATTCAGCCGTTGCCCAGTGGGCACAGGCTACCGTGCATCTCCGGGATGGCCAGATCATCGATCTCGTTGAGAACAGCGCAGGACAGGGAACCCCCGAGCACGTACCGCATTACGGATAG